A DNA window from Capnocytophaga sp. ARDL2 contains the following coding sequences:
- the bshB1 gene encoding bacillithiol biosynthesis deacetylase BshB1, with protein MKLDILAFGAHPDDVELGCGGTIAKEVSLGKKVGIIDLTQGELGTRGSKELRKIEADNAAKILNISARENLKFKDGFFVNDEVHQLEVIKKIRKYQPEIVICNSIRDRHIDHGKGSKLVSDACFLSGLIKIETRDEEGNLQASWRPKVVYHYIQWEDIRPDFVVDISGFMQQKIDSVMAYSSQFYNPESNEPISPIATKNFTESIEYRAKDLGRLVFVDYAEGFTVERYPAVNSLGDLI; from the coding sequence ATGAAATTAGATATATTAGCCTTTGGAGCCCATCCAGACGATGTAGAATTGGGATGTGGAGGCACGATTGCCAAAGAAGTTTCTTTGGGTAAAAAAGTGGGAATCATCGATTTAACCCAAGGAGAGTTGGGAACGCGTGGTTCGAAAGAATTGCGAAAAATAGAAGCTGATAATGCTGCTAAAATTTTGAATATTTCAGCCAGAGAAAATCTGAAATTCAAAGATGGATTTTTTGTAAATGACGAAGTTCATCAGTTGGAAGTTATTAAAAAAATCAGAAAATATCAACCCGAAATTGTGATTTGCAATTCGATTAGAGATCGTCATATCGACCACGGAAAGGGAAGTAAATTGGTATCGGATGCTTGTTTTTTATCGGGATTAATCAAAATCGAAACTCGAGATGAAGAAGGCAATCTTCAAGCATCATGGCGACCAAAAGTGGTGTATCACTATATACAATGGGAAGACATCAGACCCGATTTTGTGGTGGATATTTCAGGATTTATGCAGCAAAAAATTGATTCTGTAATGGCGTATAGTTCACAGTTTTACAATCCAGAATCCAACGAACCGATTTCTCCCATTGCAACCAAAAATTTCACCGAAAGTATCGAATACAGAGCCAAAGATTTGGGAAGATTGGTGTTTGTAGATTATGCCGAAGGATTTACCGTTGAGCGATACCCAGCAGTGAATAGTTTGGGGGATTTGATTTGA